The sequence below is a genomic window from Nocardia fluminea.
CGCGGCGGCGGCCGGGATGGCCACGGCGGATCGTCGAGGACGGGCGCTGGCGGTCATCCTGGGCGGCATCTCGATCGCCACGGTGGCCGGTGTGCCGCTGGGGGTGTGGGTCGCCGGATTGTCGTCGTGGCGGATGGCGTTCGTCGTCGTCGCCGTGGTGGCGCTGCTCACCACCGCCGGTGTGGCGCTGACGGTTCCGTCGGGCGACACCACGCCCGTGGTGTCGCCGCGGCAGCGACTCGCACCCTTGCGGCACCCACCGGTGTGGCTGGGGCTCGCGGTGACGATCTCGGGCATGACCGCGGGATTGATGATCTTCACCTATGTGGGCCCGATCTACGCCGAGGTCCCGGCGGTGGGAGCGGGTTACGTCGGCGCGCTGATCATGGCGCACGGCGTCGGGGCGATGTTCGGCCTGTGGGGCGGCAGTGTGCTGGTCGACCGGTTCGGCGCCAGGCCGGTCCTGCTCGGAGCGCTGACGATCTTCACCGCGAACCTGGCCTGGCAGCCGATCGCCGCGCACACCCTGGCGACCACCCTCGCGTTCGTCACGGTGTGGGGCGTGGTCGGCTGGGCCTTCCTGCCCGCGCAGCAGCACAGCATGATCGCCGGCGCCGCCCCAGAGCAGGCACCGATGTTGTTGTCGCTCAACGGTTCGGCGATGTATCTCGGGGCCGCACTCGGCTCGGCGATCGGTGGAGCCGTCATCGCGGTCTTCGGAGCCGATCACCTCTGGATGTTCGCCACCGGTTTCGGCGCGATCAGTGTCGCGCTGTCGCTGGTCCGTCATAAACAATTCCGATCCGGCGATCGGCGATTGTCACACGCCGTCGCCGACCGCTGAAACATGGTTACGGTAATACTGTCGCGCCCGGTTTCGCTACCGCTGAGGTGAATTGGACAAATGAATCCCGA
It includes:
- a CDS encoding MFS transporter gives rise to the protein MPTPNPGETQVHPVTDADTGPSSIRWLPILVLALGAFCAGTDNYLVAGVLAPMAADLRVSVAGAGLFVTGYSLAYALAAPVVVTVLRVRSPRRLLLAAIALFAVVNLLAAVAWSPWVMAAARIAAGCVAGIYVPLAGAAAAGMATADRRGRALAVILGGISIATVAGVPLGVWVAGLSSWRMAFVVVAVVALLTTAGVALTVPSGDTTPVVSPRQRLAPLRHPPVWLGLAVTISGMTAGLMIFTYVGPIYAEVPAVGAGYVGALIMAHGVGAMFGLWGGSVLVDRFGARPVLLGALTIFTANLAWQPIAAHTLATTLAFVTVWGVVGWAFLPAQQHSMIAGAAPEQAPMLLSLNGSAMYLGAALGSAIGGAVIAVFGADHLWMFATGFGAISVALSLVRHKQFRSGDRRLSHAVADR